In Scylla paramamosain isolate STU-SP2022 chromosome 31, ASM3559412v1, whole genome shotgun sequence, one DNA window encodes the following:
- the LOC135116425 gene encoding swi5-dependent recombination DNA repair protein 1 homolog — MNHKKFLHESFKTGGGPPPKPVTDDFLAVATDALSEELQFADNQLDSLVPIVIREEEVEMIDDDMLSACTIAAGPLTTPAAGPATAPAAGPATAPAAGPVTAPPPGPATAPAAGPVTAPPPGPATASAARPATAPPPGPATAPPPGPASAPPTVTATAPAMAPATPPAGPATAPGGTSQTGPSTHRGRKRPLHSEREECFRSIREGAETLNDDLKVSLQNFSALCEKLGNQAELAANAFAQALQTSTNAFVQTMHNVDSTMEQVMTAPGGTSQTGPSTRRGRKRPLRSEREECFRSIREGAETLNDDLKVSLQNFSALCEKLGNQAELAANAFAQALQTSINAFVQTMHNVDSTMEQVRKYYSPASGRPSSL, encoded by the exons ATGAATCACAAGAAATTTCTTCATGAGTCCTTCAAGACTGGTGGAGGGCCACCACCAAAACCAGTCACAGATGACTTCTTGGCTGTTGCAACAGATGCACTGTCTGAGGAGCTGCAATTTGCAGACAACCAGCTAGATAGCTTAGTACCCATAGtcataagagaagaggaagtgg AAATGATTGACGACGACATGCTTTCTGCATGTACAATAGCAGCAGGACCATtgacaacaccagcagcaggaccagcaacagcaccagcagcaggaccagcaacagcaccagcagcaggaccagtgacagcaccaccaccaggaccagcaacagcaccagcagcaggaccagtaacagcaccaccaccaggaccagcgacagcatcagcagcaagaccagcaacagcaccaccaccaggaccagcgacagcaccaccaccaggaccagcttcagcaccaccaacagttacagcaacagcaccagcaatggcaccagcaacaccaccagcagggccagcaacagcaccaggaGGAACATCACAAACTGGACCCTCCACCCATAGAGGCCGAAAGAGACCCCTAcacagtgagagggaggaatgttTCCGCTCTATTCGAGAAGGTGCAGAGACCTTGAATGACGACTTGAAAGTGTCATTGCAAAACTTCTCTGCTCTATGTGAGAAGCTTGGCAATCAAGCTGAGCTGGCAGCAAATGCATTTGCTCAGGCATTGCAAACATCAACAAATGCATTTGTTCAGACTATGCATAATGTTGATAGCACTATGGAACAAGTAATGACAGCACCAGGAGGAACATCACAAACTGGACCCTCCACCCGTAGAGGCCGAAAGAGACCCCTacgcagtgagagggaggaatgttTCCGCTCTATTCGAGAAGGTGCAGAGACCTTGAATGACGACTTGAAAGTGTCATTGCAAAACTTCTCTGCTCTATGTGAGAAGCTTGGCAATCAAGCTGAGCTGGCAGCAAATGCATTTGCTCAGGCATTGCAAACATCAATAAATGCATTTGTTCAGACTATGCATAATGTTGATAGCACTATGGAACAAGTACGCAAGTACTACAGCCCAGCTTCTGGGAGACCCAGCAGTCTGTAa